The following proteins come from a genomic window of Dreissena polymorpha isolate Duluth1 chromosome 1, UMN_Dpol_1.0, whole genome shotgun sequence:
- the LOC127869140 gene encoding uncharacterized protein LOC127869140 isoform X2, producing the protein MNMEKTLLAKFKLAVRLTIFCSRNFKDHCLRINENNDELAPYIKRLHFHEEQNTDELLIDLSKFKANRQMRVPEIIKTILSKQQHERTEQELYQVVLALRNLKSLAEYPNRMQLKIAEVGLYEKYDSKRVIVRQNHPASAFYIILSGAVVVMVMEEDSKYARPVSHLYKGMTFGDLAIINGTKRQSTVICKETCEFLSISAQDYHKIFMAGGVKTLNDPDQEIFLKSLSCLADWPIHILSENPKKCQFLYFKNRDVIVRDSHFSDWLIIVKSGSVQVLKKLKRVEAFEWKKKKPVAQMTSKERRDVMLKRLEWRRFLPEMGVPMAETEEVEMLDNGRVAPFRHPEEEKQETPRRENSSSDTPRIPSLWPLKIDLSEMKSSSGPRLGHPGITAPAHRTFTEPERPADWKALVRKPKTPEIKSLVPPQRDRSASLAIEEEHELLGYQPHVRTIIEDIDAGIKLRDDSFIEEKDINPEFVHVQTLLKGQVFGLTDLIFGDQPSFSIISSGADCLLLDKNFYKDHASEKLLRDLRQELCPYPSEQELQDRLQISVDWQQYKKVTLLKSLEYVSSKRFMRNSLHGAKSQDAFVY; encoded by the exons GATCAACGAGAACAACGACGAGCTGGCGCCTTACATCAAGCGTCTACACTTCCACGAGGAGCAAAATACAGATGAACTACTTATTGACTTGTCCAAGTTCAAGGCCAACAGACAG ATGCGGGTACCAGAAATAATTAAGACCATACTATCCAAGCAGCAACACGAGCGGACCGAACAAGAACTATACCAG GTTGTTTTGGCTTTGCGGAACTTGAAAAGTCTAGCGGAGTACCCGAACCGGATGCAGCTGAAGATAGCGGAAGTGGGGCTGTACGAAAA ATACGACTCAAAACGCGTCATTGTGCGTCAGAACCATCCAGCGTCCGCCTTTTACATCATTCTGTCTGGAGCAG TGGTTGTCATGGTGATGGAGGAGGACAGCAAGTACGCCCGCCCGGTGTCGCACCTCTACAAGGGCATGACATTCGGG GACTTAGCGATAATAAATGGAACCAAGCGACAGTCAACAGTGATTTGCAAAGAAACGTGCGAATTTCTTAGTATATCAGCTCAG GATTACCACAAAATATTTATGGCTGGCGGCGTTAAAACTTTGAACGACCCGGATCAAGAAATTTTCCTCAA GAGTTTGAGCTGCCTTGCTGATTGGCCGATACACATTCTTTCAGAAAACCCGAAGAAATGTCAGTTCCTGTATTTCAA AAACCGGGACGTGATAGTTCGAGATTCACATTTCTCCGACTGGCTTATCATCGTTAAATCA GGAAGCGTTCAAGTCTTGAAGAAACTAAAACGGGTTGAAGCTTTTGAGTGGAAGAAAAAAA AGCCAGTTGCACAGATGACTAGCAAAGAACGTCGTGACGTCATGCTCAAGCGGCTTGAGTGGCGACGGTTTCTACCAGAAATGGGCGTGCCCATGGCGGAAACGGAAGAGGTGGAGATGCTGGATAACGGTCGCGTGGCTCCATTCAG GCATCCGGAAGAAGAGAAGCAAGAGACGCCGCGACGGGAGAATTCCTCGAGTGACACGCCAAGGATTCCGAGTCTTTGGCCTTTAAA AATTGACCTCTCCGAGATGAAGTCCAGTTCCGGCCCCAGGCTCGGTCACCCTGGTATCACCGCGCCTGCGCATAGGACTTTCACCGAACCAGAACGACCCGCCGACTGGAAGGCCCTGGTTCGCAAGCCAAAAACCCCAGAAATCAAATCCCTCG TTCCCCCACAAAGGGACCGTTCTGCAAGCCTGGCAATCGAAGAAGAGCACGAGTTGCTTGGGTACCAGCCCCACGTGCGCACCATCATCGAGGATATAGACGCCGGTATTAAACTCAGG GATGACAGCTTTATTGAGGAAAAGGACATCAATCCAGAGTTTGTGCACGTGCAAACGTTATTGAAGGGTCAAGTGTTT GGTCTTACGGATCTGATATTCGGCGACCAGCCAAGCTTTTCTATAATAAGTTCCGGGGCCGATTGCCTGTTGCTGGACAAGAACTTCTACAAGGATCATGCCTCCGAGAAACTTCTGCGTGACCTCAGACAAGAG CTGTGCCCATACCCGTCTGAGCAGGAGCTGCAGGACCGCCTTCAGATCAGCGTCGACTGGCAGCAGTATAAAAAGGTCACACTACTCAAGTCGCTGGAGTACGTCTCGTCCAAGCGTTTCATGCGCAACTCGCTTCACGGGGCGAAAAGTCAGGATGCGTTTGTGTATTAG